gtgcgtctgtgtgtgtgtgtctgtgtgtgtcagagatcTCTGATGCCAGCCTGCTGGAGGATTCACAGTGAAATCCCCTCAGACTGACCACTAATTGGATTCTTGGTCAGTGAGCGAGCGTGGGTGAGAGAGGTGGGGTCTGGTCACCCTgtgcacagagacacagtgccatctagtggtcGCAGCTCAGATTACACCACCCTGTGACTGTTCAGATTACATTAGCTTAAATTTAAACATGCAGAGGTCCGACTCTGAATGaataaagattttattttgttcacgTTTAAGCTCCAACCAGGTCATGTGACATTCAGAGCCTGACATCAGCGTCATGAAGGCTTTAACGAGGGCGCGGCGTACATCAAGTTTAAGCCTTTAACGCTTATATCTGTTTATCTGAAGCTATATTTGTGTATGTTCACATCTTTCTGTATACAGTCGTCTTCTGCTGTGGGACACGCCGCAGCGAGTCATCTTCGTCACACCTGTCGTCAGCACGCTGTCTCCGCCATGTTTGACAGTATTTGTGTTCATGAAGGCTCTCTGGATCACAGACTGCTGTGTATCGATTTCTTAATCCGTCTCCAGTTTTAAACTTTTGGTGATTTAGAAACGTGCTCATGAGCAGCACGCCGCCTCTGCAGGTCGTTTCCAGCACACGCCCTCCCCTCTCTGACCCCTCTGTCGCCCGCTCAGCGCTCCAGTCGCCACGTGAGCGATGTGGAGGTGGACGGAGGGTCACTCCGCCCGCTATTACTCCGTATGTTTGATtaatgctctctctctccacacCTAAGCTCTGCTCTTTCTTTACCCTGCTCGCCCTCCACCTGTCTCCACCTCCCACCGTTCCCCTCCGTCACTCTGTGTCCTCTCTGTCTGTCCTCAGGACTACGTTCTGGCTGTGGACACCTATCACTCCATCATCCAGTACCAACCCCAGCAGAGGGCGCAGCTGCTCAGCGGCATCGGACGCATCTTCCTACAGGTCTGCACGTCTGAACTCCACCCTGCTACACCACCCTCTGTTACTCCAACCATTTAAAGGGGGCATGTCACatataaaggctaatttacatcAGTGAGCTCAGCAGCTGCAACTGAGAAGCTGGAGTTAAGAAAGAAGTGCTTAAAgttttataaacacacacactcacacacactcacagacacacagacacactcacagacacacagacagacacagacacacacacacagacagacacacagacacacacagacagacacacacacaggtcaggGCTAACATGCTATCTCCCTCGCACAGATCGGAGACGTTAAAACTGCAGAGCGATACTTCCAGGACGTGGGGAAGTCCGGCCCGGTGAAAGGCAGCCAGCAGGCTCTCGCCACATGCGTGTTAATGAACAGGTACCTGCGTGCGTCTGTGTTTCATTTAGCGCCTCGTGCAGCGTGTGAACTTCATGCCGCTCTGCGACGCGTCACTTTCCTTGAGGCTTTTCGCAGGCCTCGGCGGCGTGCGATTTCGAGGAGGTCGCACGTCTGTGCCGACCCGACTCCCTCGCACGCCGACGCTCGCCTCGCAGacctgcagagctgctgtaaacTAGAGCGGTCTGCGTCCGTCCGTTTTTTTATTTGGCAAATGACAAACTGAAGTCACATGACTTCACCCGGGTTCGAGCACGCACACAGTCAGTATCTATAATTTGGCATCTTAATCAATATTAATCATATTGTGGTTACTGTTTTTCAGCTTCTTCAATTCTATCTTAGCATTGAAATATCATTTTGATCAATGGTTGGTTTGGATCAATGGATGATTAATGAAAGGCCTTTTGTAATGTCTGTAGCGCCCCCTGGGGGTTGTTGCTGTTTAATCAGGCTGTGATGAGGCTGGTTGCTCTGAGAATAAATGTGATTGGTCCTGAACAGAGCTCCtccccttttttattttcttgatgATTTTGACTTTGATGTCAAAACTTGTTGCAAGTTTCATTTTTTGAGGTGTTGAAAGAGTTTTGAAAAGCAGTGATTTTGTGGCAGCGGTTGGTTTAGTTGCTGCAGAGCTTGTGTGTGTTCAGGGATTTACCTGAACGCAGGTAAACACGTTTAAACCTGTTTGAACGCTCGGCGCAGGTTGGAAGGGTTTGAAATGTGTGCTTCCTGCTTTCAGGGCTTTCGTCCACCTCAGTCAGAACAACTACGCCGAAGCACACGCCTCCTTCATCGAAGTGCTACAGATCGACCCAAAGAACCCCGTGGTACGTCCCGCCGCCGTCCTCCAAACGGTCCCCAGAGCAGTGCACAGAGTGGGTCAGGCTGCCTCTATGGGCTCAAACTGtgctcataaatattttgtattttgtaaataaagttgtgaactgagttttgtaaccttgtaacCCAAAATATCCGAACATTTTATGTTTGTGCGTCTGTAGATGagagtgtgtgtttaaaaaaaagatttgtgtttgtaaaaaatatttacacgaGTTACAACTTGTTTTATTAAAGTCTGCTTACAGGAACAAAGCAAAACACTGATGTAAAACTCCCTGCTTCTGTGTGAGTTTCAGCTTacagtacgaattttgacccaatttttcttcctttcagctgattggtcaatgtcatgtcaattacagatgtaacaatccaatcagagaacagatgggtttggctgttggTACTTTATCAGCTGAAACTCACACAGAAGCAGGGAGTTTTACATCAGTGTTTTGCTTTGTTCCTGTAAGCAGACTTTAATAAAACAAGTTGTAACtcgtgtaaatattttttacaaacacaaattcTCATCTGTAGATGCACAAGCATaacattttcagatattttggtttacGAGGTTACAAAActcaatacacaaacacacatttgatttacaagtacaaaatatttatgagcacaatttgagcccatattcctccacagtgacgtCATCACATACACTGACTGCAGTCATTACAGTGGTGAGGTTACTTTTGCACACAGGCAGGCCGCTGTGGATCACTTTGTTTCTACATCCTCATTTCAAACTGGATTTCGTATTTACTCAGGTCACCTGAGACTTTAATATGTGTAATATTGAAGTTtgatgatcagtgtggcagataCGTCATGTGTCACAAACATcatcagtgatgatgatgatgaagatcagtaataaaatcacagtaaaatgtcatttttaacaGTAATACTCTGAGCTGCACTCATGTCCTTGTATCATTAACCGTCACTCTGTATTATTAGCTTATGATAAAGTgtcaccagcagagggcgccaAGCAACCACAGCCGAGCTGGTGACTGAGCAGGTTCCTGTAGGAACTACTTTCTTCATACTGGCTGCGTCCTGCAGCCGTATCACTCCTCAGGAGGAAGTGTGCGTCTACTCTGGCTCATGTGACAGGAAGGAAACATTAAACGTGTCAGCCATTAGAAACCAGATAGTTTTGTGCTGCTCAGAGCAGCCAGTCAGAAGACTTaaagtgggaggagctaagcgTCTTGTCTCAGACTGTTACACCGGTGCGTGCACAGTTAaaccctcctcttcctccgtgTGTTTGCAGGCCAACAACAACGCGGCGGTGTGCCTGCTCTACCTGGGCCGCCTGAAGGAGTCGCTGGGCCAGCTGGAGGGCCTGGTGCAGCAGGACCCAGCGCAGTACCTGCACGAGAGCGTCCTCTTCAACCTGACCACCATGTACGAGCTGGAGTCGTCCCGCAGCACGCAGAAGAAGCAGGCGCTGCTGGAGGCCGTCGCCTGCCGGGAGGGCGACAGCTTCAACACGCAGTGCCTCAAGCTGGtctgagaggaggaggagcttagTTTGACCTCCCAGGCACAAAACAGCGGGTTTTATTGTCACGAAACAGATGAAGGGCACccaatcatcatcatcctcacgTTAACCCACAGGAGCAAAGCCTACAGCAGCGTCCTCTAGCGCTGCACAACCGCAACCCGAAAATCGTGTCCTCACGCCCTCCCTCTGACCGCCGAATCACACCAGAGCCAGTCTGCGTCTCCAGGTTCAACACACAGGTGTTCAAAGACAACAGATCTGAGGGTAAATATGCAGAATGTGCAGGAAAGAAGCTCGCCGGTTTCCATTTGTAGTCCATTTAACTGGACTACAAACTGGCCAACCATGTTTGAGTCGAGGGTTAAAGAGGGAACAAATTTACTGAAGCACAGACATCAGAGACCCGCTCTTTTATTAGTGGGGGCAGGaagaattttcaaaataaaagccccgGTGCAGAGCAAAGTCCAGAATAACAGCCCACATCCGTGTTTCCCTGGTCAGACGGCAGGACGGCTTCATGTTTATCTCACATTTTAACTTGAACTGGGTCCAGTTTAATTGAGGCGTGGCAGGAAGTGCACCGGGACGAATGTTTCCCAGCTCGCCTTTTAATTTGTAGTAAAGTCTCAGCCCACTTTGTGTTTTGGGAGGAACAGACGGGACGCTGGAGGCGGGTTGTCAGAGACTCCAGCGGGCATTATCCTGAGCCGCTCTGCAGACCGGACAGCTTCAGTGACTCAGATCGGCCCGCTCGTGTTTAACATGTACATATCAGCAGCAGGGTTTCCTTTGAGTTCACCAGGAATTATTGTATTTAAGTGATTTGTGTTTACTTTCTGTGCTGATCATATTtatgtaaatgaaataaaatgtggttttatgtgaaagagcagctcactgtgtgtgtttgacgtGGGAAGAAATGACAAACAGCAGCTTCATATTTATCCTTTAATCCATCAGCGAGACAGGAAGGCACTAACGAGCTGGATCCGGAATAATCACGAGAACCTTTAAAGAAGAGTTAAAGTCCTGATGAATGAAGCTGTGCCACAACATCCAAACCACCCAGGACCTCTGTGTGGAGGGGCGGAGCCTCCAGGCTCACCTTGCAGGAGTTTTGCGCGTCTTATCCAGGTGTCTAAGAGTCACCTGACCTCTGCATTCTCTCTCACGGCCAGCAGGGCGACGCTGCCCTCACGCCATGACCTGCTGATGGTCTCGTTCTGAGTCATGAAGCACACGTGAGGTCAATTTTGGAAATTAGTGTCAAAACCAGTGAAATGTTTTGTGTCGTGGCTTTGGTGATGTCACGGTGATGTCATGctctggttttaatgttgtggctgattgTTCCTCACAGTAAAAACTAACATTTCTGTCTAAGAAGtagaaactgaaattaaaatcttCATGCTACATCGTCGTCCACATCAGCGTTCTCTGCTCTGATTGGACAGCCTTTTTCTGCAGAGGCTCTGACTACAGTGGGAACGGCGTCCGCAGCGCTCTCAGGATCCCTGCAGGGACGCCACGTATCGCTGACGGATGTCAAAGTCGTCAGCGGGGCGGTTGTAAGCCTTCCACACCGGCTCGCCCACAAACAGCCGCATGGCCTTCGTGTAGTTCTGCAGAAACAAACAGTCAGGATTCAAACCAGCAACCAAATACGCACCGTACAGGTGTAAGGCGTGTTTTCATACCGTCTCGTCCAGTGTGAAGCGGTGGTAGATGCCCGCCGGCAGCGTGATCAGGTCCCCTTTTCTCATGGCGATCCGGATCCACCGGTCCTCCCTGTCCCTGACGTCGAAGTAGGCCTGGCCGTCCAGGATGTAGCGGATCTCGTCGTCCAGGTGGAGGTGCTCCTCGAAGAACATCTTCAGCTGCAGGAGAAACCGGAAACCTCTCACTCACTTCAAATAGAACTCACATTCCAGTTTCAGCACAGCCGACGCCCGAGTGACCCGGGAATCTTTAACACCAGGATTAAATCTGGAGCATCTCTGCGATACACGAGTCTGACTCAGGACAGAGGTGCAGCGATGGAGGCGGGAGGAGCCCTCAGCCTGCCTCCATCAGTGCACAGCTGGACTCAGAGGTGCTCCAGACTCAGACTCCTCTGCATGCGATCATGCGCCGCCACAGTGAAGTCTGAGGCGAAGAAGCTCAGAGGACTTTTCCCTCCCTGCAGTGAAAAACCTAAAAAAGGAAGTGTGGtgcttttcaaattaaaagctccGCAGACACAAACACGTGCTGGTACTTGCAGCTTTCAGAGCGTGTGGGTTACCTTCTCCTCGTAGTTGGGCAGAGTGTCCTTGTGGATCGTGATGATGTCCATGTAGGAGTAACCCCGGTCCTTACGGATCTGCTGCAGCTCCGGGTCGCTTTCATAGATGTCGGCGTTCAGCTgcaggaaacaggaagcagTCAAACCCTTACCTGATGTGTTTAGTGTTTAGTAAAAAGCACATCAGTGGTTCTAGTATCAGTTACCATGACGATACACCCCAGCAGTGAGTGGACGCCCTTCTAGGTCAGTTACCTGGATAAGGTGCGTCACAGTGCAGGTATCTGGACTTCAGGTGCTCAGCACGTGACCTGTAACACCTGCTCTGACCCACTGTGCAGAAAACACGGGTGCTTGACCCGCCGCTGTCTGAGAGCAGCTTCAGCTCAGTGACCGACCAACACTGATACCTGCTGTCTCACCTGAACCCTCAGCACACAGTTTTACCTGCTTCAAACCCGAGAGCTCTGAGCTGTTTGGGTCCAGCTGAGGATCAAGGGTCTCCACAAACTCCCACCCAGGAACCGCTGACCTTTAACCCGAAAATCTGCACACGTAAGCGGCCCTCTGCGGACTCACCTGCCAGTAAAACACTCCGAGCTCCTTCAGCTGCTCCAGGCTCACCGGCTGGTGCGGCTCCAGCCTGTGCGGCCTCCTCTGGTCCTCCTCGGACCC
This is a stretch of genomic DNA from Pelmatolapia mariae isolate MD_Pm_ZW linkage group LG16_19, Pm_UMD_F_2, whole genome shotgun sequence. It encodes these proteins:
- the adi1 gene encoding acireductone dioxygenase, coding for MGLEAWYMDGSEEDQRRPHRLEPHQPVSLEQLKELGVFYWQLNADIYESDPELQQIRKDRGYSYMDIITIHKDTLPNYEEKLKMFFEEHLHLDDEIRYILDGQAYFDVRDREDRWIRIAMRKGDLITLPAGIYHRFTLDETNYTKAMRLFVGEPVWKAYNRPADDFDIRQRYVASLQGS